A region of the Conger conger chromosome 6, fConCon1.1, whole genome shotgun sequence genome:
agCTGTGGGAACTGAATTTAAGTACATGGTATTCCTGTTAGGAATACACTGAAGTCAGTAAAACAGCAGCTTTATAAAGgccaaaaaccttttttcttttttgcaggaATTATTTTATCAAAATACTTTTTAGAAGATGCACTATGAACAAGGAAAATGCAATGCTTTCATTAAACATCATGCTGTGCGTATTGCTCAAGACCAGGGTATCCCGGCTTTATTTTGGAATTTGGAGATGTAATGAAGTCTTTTCATTGGATGATTTTAAGCAGCAGCAGACCCAAGCCGGGTAGAGGATAATTGCATGCACAGCTCAGGGCAAAGTACAACACTTTTCCTGCTCGGGAATATCAATTCAAATGTGAATTATTTAGATAGATGTCACTGCACTGTGACAAAACAACACTCCTCTTGATGCAAATTAAAATACACAAGATGAATAATTGATCAAGTCCAACATAAAGTGGATGCATAACAGATTACACAACATTCACGAAAAAGTGGATTATCACAAAGCTTCACCTCCTTTGACTTAAAAATAAAGGAGAAGGcataaaacagaaatatcaCCATTAAATGATGAAGACACGGTTTTCATCTCTCCAAGAGCAGATGCAGCAAAGAATATCACTCATGTCTTCTATCCAGGCTTACAGTCCAGGTTGACCATCTTGTTGATATATTTAACACAGGTTATGAAGATGTATAGTTTATTAACAGTCAGTAAATATATCTCAATTAAGTCTCAATTAATTGGAAAGAACATGACAAAACATGGAAAATTCCAAACGAGCCTCAAGCCGGCTAAATAAAAGAGCAGTAAGTAGGTGTTGAATAGCCAAGACAATCAGACCATAGTAAAGGACTCCTGACCCAAACAACTTTGCAGGGACTAGGCTGAAATAAGGACCGCTGGAGCAAACAGTCAGACCAACAGACACCGTTTAATGAATAGGTAGACTGAAACAGGTAGACTGGCATTTCGACACCTTCCTCAGAGTCGAAAAGAAAGCCTCCTTCAGAATATGAATGCTCAGCGTGCTATAGCAGACTATCAAGGCTATCAGGCCGAAAACAGAATGCAAgttataaaaataacattatcaGATGCATTCTTAACGTTCGCCCCAGGACACACATTGGGACTGGCAAATTCAATAAAGTAGGTCTGTTCCCAGTAGAGCGTGAAGTAGACCAACTGACACTCAACCATATGTTTGACACCATTAATGGCACTTCTCCAGATTACAGGAAGTCATAAATCTGGTATGGCCTATaaccaacacacatacaaaacaggACAGCGGTCACATTCAATATCAAGAAAGGGTCTCAAACATATGTCTCTGATAACCAAACAATGCTAGAACACAAATATTTGTAAAGTTGTTGACGTGGAAGAATGGAATCGTTAGGAAATGGAAAATAGCTGTTGTAACTAATCAAggacttttttttataaaatttgTTCAGTGATTTGTACATTTCAATCCTTTTTTAACTTGTAAAGTggatctgtatttattttatgtatgtgCTCCTGCAAAACTAGCCCTTTTTGCtattttttcacattgaaaGCACTTTTGGTTAAAATAATCAAGATAATAATCAAGACAGattaatcaagaaaaaaaaatgtacaaaaggaGTTTTTTCTACCTTTGCAGCTCATGGCTTACCTTGCACGCACTTACAGTGTACTTCAGGTTGAAGGGGATGGGTAGGCATGGCTCAGGAGTATTCACAATGGCAAAGATTTGCCATCACAACCAGTATTGCACTGTAGCTAGCTATCTGCCCTGCAGAAGACCATGGCCTGGTCCAAAAGCTTTGCAGCGGTGACCCCTCTCCCTTCCATTGTCTGATTTATTACATAAGGCTTCAGGCATACTGTTTCAACCAGCCTATGCTCCAGAGATCAGCTGAAGGAAGAAACCAACTTCCGTTTCAGACAGAGAACATGGGTGTAAAAAAGGACAAGCTGATTACACCTCCAAAAGTTGACAGATTAATTTCACACTTTTGTATTGTGGGTtggtgaaacaaaaaaagaaaatgtttttttgataaACCAACCCTTAGAAAAGAATTCACTTTCGATTCCAAGCATGTTCGCGTTTGCCTTATCTggcctacatttttttttatgtggtcCTCAGTTAAAACAAAgcatactcagtgagcactttattaggtatttattactttttctttATAACTTATTCttaactgctgctgctgtagtctaacCACTTTTGACAccttgtgtattcagagatgctcttttgcagacCCCTGTTGtaacgtggttatttgcattactgtcaccttcctgtcagcttttaccagtctggcccttctccactgacctctctcattaacaatgtgtttttgcctgcagaactgctgcacactggatgttttctgtttctcgcaccactctctgcaaactctagagactgttatgtgtgaaaatcccaggagatcagccgtttctaaGATAGTCAGTTAGaccatatttcttccccattttgacatttggtcaaAATGggcagcagctgaacctcttcaccatgtctgcatgcttttatgcatttagttgccgctACATGGTCGgctaataaaatatttgcattaagaagctggtgtacaggtctatctaagaAATTGCTACAATATATGGAACTTTTAGTTTCTTCCAAAATTATTTTGCTTTTCAACATACAGAAAGATACttcactgccccctgctgtatTCGCTAACACTGATTATGATCTGGGTTTTATTCTTGGGGTGtgcaggtaaaataaaaataaaaataataataaaaggtaCACCCTTTTTTCTTCAACTGCAAACAAAATCTTGCATGTTCCATAGAAAGCAAAGCTGCACCAGATATGCATTTGAGAATCAGTGCTGATTTTTGTCTTCTTACCTGTCACCCTTAAACATCTGCAATGACTAGGTTACTAACAGGATGCCATTTCTGTAATCTAGAAGGCATGAAAAAGACGTGCTTTGaaaagtgttattttatttcagcaagTTCACAGAATTGGTAATCCAGGTACCCACTTCCTTCTGTACTCCAGTGTCTTAAATATCAATGATGCAGCCATTCACCTGCTTTAAGTACTGTGGCTTGAGGTAATTGTGCAGTTCACCCTTCCTCACCCACACAAAGGCCCCTGATTCAGGGGGTGAAGAACCACGGCTGGAGAGCAAGGCCTTGAAGAAAAACACCTTGGCTCCGACAGAGAGCTCCGTTCGGATGGCCTTGGGAAATTTATACTTGTAGACTCCGCAGGGTGTGTTGCCGAGGAACCTCCCCTTATAATCACCTGAAGTAGATAATGTCAATCATTAgttttcagtggaaacttgTTTCAATTATGCAGAGCAATTCATCACTAAATGAGCACAGCATGAAATGAGGGAAAAAAGGCATTTTGGTCTTACATAAACCTACCACTTTTAGTGTTAGTTTAATTATTTGGTGTATTTGGCGCAATTATTAGTTCAAGTATTTGGTGTGGCCCACAGAATATATTCTTTTGTGCTGATTTACGAGCCACTGAAAATACAAGTTGCTTTCATTTGAACTGTGTCAATTATAATGGCTAACCTTACAtcagcctgtctctctgcagacAAAGAGCACTGTTTACAAATAAAGAagattctctccctctccaagcACACAGAATAGCGGCCTTGGAGACAGACCAACAGTGCCATTGTTCAGTTGTGGAGTGACTGTGGCGCAGGGAGGAAGCCATCTTCTTTGGAGACAGGGCATGTGTACATAAGGTTACAGAGCAGGCCTCACAGATTAAAAACTATGAAGCTTCtcacaattcaagctcatttgtACTGATGCAGACTGTGTGAAAAGGGACAGAAGAGTGTGGAGCAGAGTTACCTGGCAGGCTGGCCAGGCTGCGCTCGGCCGTCTGGCGGAGGGTCTCTCCAGCCTGCCACTGTAGCTGCGGCAGTAGCCACAACTCCTCGCCGCCAACCTGCTGCTTTGCCAACAGAACCAGACTGTCTCCCAGGCAACGGTCCACAGAGCTCATGTCCATATCAACTTCATCTGACAAAACAGGTGTTCACCACACATCAGCCAAAATGTTGCAGGGGGAAAATTCAGCAACTGATCAATGTGCTTTGCAGCTAAATTATTGGTTAtaagtgatatatatatatatatataaacagagCCAATTCTACACCTTTGTGCCTTGGCGCAGGCTGGAACTTCTGAAGCCTCTGCTCCCAGGAGTCTTCCATATCTTGAGCTGTAATGACGTCTTGGTCAAGAAAGTACTCATCATCAGAGTCATAATCCTCCGCCTGCTTACGGCTCATACGTTCCGCGTCTTCCAACAGGCGCAGCTCATGCTCTGACAGAAGACTTCTTTCCAATTCCATCTACAAAGAGCAATACGCAAAATCATCAGATGTGCTTTTTGGTCGGTTGTATGGACTAATATaatgataaaatgataaaaaaaagtagcaggctattttaaatatgattacGGCAGATAATGCATGACTGGTCTGGCTCTATAGAGCTTGTGTTGTCATTCCCTTATACAGTCCCctctaaaagtattggaacagcaaggtcaattcctttgtttttaaactGAAGAAAACTGAGTTtcaggtcaaaagatgtacatgatcCGAATTTCAGTTgtcatttcctggtatttttatcaagATTTGTTAAGCTACTCAGAACATAGgctatcaccttttgtatcagaccacccaatttgcACATgagcaaaagtactggaacatgtgactgacaggtgttttttgttgcccaaatgtgtcctgttagattgactggttaaacaaaaaatagctctgaatgtctactcttggttgtagccttgggttttgcctgtgaagactgcatttgtgatagaaaagatgaaccaacatgaaaaccagagagctgtctttggaagaaaagcaagccaatttgaagcttagaaaagaggggaaatccaaTGTACAAGCATCGGGGAacaacaacaacttggaatgtcctgtaAAAGAAACAAACCGCCGGCATACGGAGCAACAGGCatcaaacaggtcaaccaaggaaaacaacagcatttGATGacagaaaaaccccaaaacatcagtcagtgacatcacaaacaatctctacagggcaggggtgaaggtatctcaatcaaatGTTCAAAGAACACTGAGAAGCAATATTATacaggctataccacaagatgcaaaccactcatcagaaTCAGAAGGTGAGATTAAAATTTGCAAAGTAGTACAAAGATGAGCGACAAAGGTTCTGGAACAGTGTTATTGTGAAAgtgttatggactgatgagaccaagattaacctctgcCAAAGAGATGGAGAGGCCAAAGTcaaaagaagggatctgctcattaTCAAAAACATAAGCTCAACTGTGTCAAGACTTGGGCTTGCATACCTACTTCTGGAGTGGAAGTaaatggaaggttttagactggccaagacAATCACCAGATTTTAAcccaactgagcatgcatttcacctcctgaaaaggagattgaagggaaaaaaacccgcgaaacaaacaacaaattaaAGAGGCTGCATTACGAGCCCAAGAAAGCAGCacaaaagaatgcaacagtttggtgatgacAATGGGTCATAGGCTTGATGTAGTAATTGTAAGCAAGGGATAtgttatgaaatattaagtgtcatttacttaaatgctgtctgttccaataattttgctcacctaaaaattagatggtctgataccaaaggtactATGTTCTAAGCAGTAAAACACATCCAAGTTTAAATACAAGCCGTCTCTCATGTTCATCTTGTTGTCTCaatcccaaatgtattcagtgtattgcaaaaacaaaggaattggccttgctgttcaatactttttgaacatgaaaaatacaaatgagcTTTGCTCCGGGTTACGACAGACTTCCTATAAATTAGCTCCCATAAGTCAGGTTCATAACGTACTTCTCATTCACAGTAGATCCATCTGAATTACAGCATTTACTAAATGAAATGGATGTTATTCTCACCTGATTCATTAATTCATCAAACTGTTCTTCAATTGGGCTCCGATCTTGAGAAAGTATAGGCAGTCTTTGCAGACAAACTGCCCCGTGGAGCGTCCACGGAGATACAGCGTTTATTTCAGGCTTTTTGGCTATTAAAACGCTGGAGCATGGGATGGTGAGTGACAGTCTGCGATTGACATTATTCCGCAAATAGGTCCCTGAAATACATGTTAGAAATCCCCGTAAAGGacgagcagccattttgcacgtAGGCGCGGCCATTTTCAACTTATGTTGTACCCACAATTCCCTGTGTAAAGGAAATACGAAATGGAAACAATACTGAATGGGGTGGAACAattccatttttaaattatatatatatatattctctgTCGATATAAACGTTAAATATGTTTCATAATGTAATAACTATTAAGAGACATAAGTATTTCACCGAATGTTTCTCAAAGAACAGCATAGGTAATTGCTGTATCATAACATTTACGATATACTGCACCCCTATATACAGTCAGCAATGTCATATTCCGGAtacacatgtgtgcatgttagGAAATGCAAGAATGAATTGCTAGCAGTTAGGTTGAGGTCacatgtaatgtatgtgtaatGTAGCCATTCAGTGTAATTCATATTAtctgttttaatatttaaatagctGCCATGTATACAATCTCGAGACAATTGTGTACATTGGTAAGAGGTGCTTGCCAGAAGTTTGTTTTTCCTGCAAATACAGGAAGCTTTGCAGAGTAAGTCGGAAGCGTTCTCCGCTGACAATTACAATATAAAGTAAAAGTCTGTATCTTAATCATAGAGAAAAGTATTATTTGTGCAATATAAGAGTTAGATAAGCTAACACGATAATGTTGAATTTATAGAGACTGACAGTGATGTCATGTGGacaaatgaaacaatattgAGTTCGCTTTAACTGTTTATAACGTTTCATAAATAAAgttggttttgtttgtgtttgcaggTATGGAATCAAACGTGCTGTGTGTTCCAGTGCAGTCAGATTGCAGGAGTCTGCAACGTTAGATCAGAACGCGGATCCTTCTGAAAAGACTCGGGAGTTCacgtaaaaataataataaataaatgcaataaaatacaaacaggCCTTCTGCGACTATTAGTgcagcagaaataaaatgacttatttcattttgtgtaccaaattatttgttgcaATGTgttgtggtggaatgacttgcctaccactgtcagaacagcagaatccctccccctatttcgacgcagactcaaaacccaccttttcaaactcttcAAACTTCTcaaacttctgatgacaactatgtttagaacagcatttcctctgtattttgctagtttctggatgtgatgctctgacttatggtagaacctatgcacttgtaagtcgctttggattaaaagcgtctgccaaatgtaaatgtaaatgttttctaTCCTCAGTGTCTATCCTCCTATACCTGGCCAGGAGAGTTCATTGAGATGGGCAGGAAAGAAGTTTGAAGAGTTGCCAATTGTACACATTAAAGCCACATATAATAAGTAAGTCAGAAATTTGACTGTAGAAAATAATGTTGGTAACGCAAAGGCTGATATCTAGAAAAATATCTAGACAATACATGTTTGTTCCTGCAAGCCAGCCAGCTAAAATCGCAGAACAATGTTTAATATCCTCGCATTAACAAATggtaaaactgaactgaaatgtggTGCATGTGAGTTGAGAAAATGGCTTCAATgtaaagtgaaaaatgaaattgttcCACTTTTGAATATGTTAAAACCTGCAATATATAATCCCCACAGTACTCATGTCATGGTGACAGACAGCGAGGGCAACTACATTTTCAGAACAACCTGCGGCTCAGAAGGGTTCAGAAATGCCAAGAAATCAACCCCCATCGCTGCACAAACTGCAGGCATCACCGCAGCAGTGGTAAGTGCCACAGTCAATGATGTACTAGTTCACTGGCAAGTTAAAATCATCTTAGAAGTACAGTTCCCAACAGCGGTCCtggagaaagtgtgtgtatgttatgcAGGTTTCGatccaaccacaactgcaacccccccccccaaaaaaagcttAATTAGGCACTGTTGATGTTTGCATGGATTATTTACcttcttaagccacattatgtccgACATGGCTATGCATGCCGTGAAGAgccatattgtgcttattgcaaTTACATGAAAAGAGGTAAAATTATGTAACTGATCTAATTAAAGACTCAGTACATTTTTTGGGGGCGAAGATTTACCAAACTCAGAAATTAATTGGCAAATCCTTCTTGACAATCTCTCTACTATTACAACTGTGCTCCACAAGGTGGCAGCACCACCACAGCATTGATTTTTATACGATGAGTTTTGCCTTTCTGGGTACCTCCAACACCTTTGCAGTTCTACCAGTGGGGTTTCAGGAGTAATAATGTGCTATATCCTCATGGAGCAAGTACTTATAAATATAGGCAACCCAACACTTTTCGCCATAATCTGATTATAACATCCCACAGAGAAAAATGAAACCCCCTGCCATTAACTGTCAATATGAATCTTTGGTGATCGCACTGTTGCCCTGCTCTCGAGATTTATATGGTCAGAACAGGTTAGTACAGACCTGCAGTTTCTGCCTTTTTTGCTAGAACCACAGGTGAAAatcttttgtgtgtatgtgtgtgtgtgtgtgtgtgtgtgtgtggtttttcctGGGTTTTTTTGGGTGGCTATGAACAGATGGCCCTCATGAAATCGTCTGAATCTGaatcactctgttctccattttcatgTTCTGAACAGTCTTTCTTGCAGCACGTAATGCCATGtctttataattattataggtACCCACAGGTGATTTCTCTTGCATTTTTTCTCCTTAAATACTGCAGTATCACCttgattgtatttgtttttctgtgcagTATACAATAATtgagtatatacagtaaatgtaaatatagggTAAACGCAAATCTGTTTGAATCAAATGAAACTGTATTTGTCTTTATGAAGACGGAAATACATACAGGCATGATATAGGGAGGGTAGCCTATTGTGTTCAGTGTATTTCCTGTGTCCCTGTgcttatgtatgtgtatgactTGCGCTTGCTCCGTTTCCTGTGGACAGAAAGCGCAGGCGAAGGGCGTGACGTTTGTGCGTGTGGTGGTGAAGGGCCTGGGCCTTGGCAGGCAGGTACGTCCCTTCACCTGTGTGTCCTTATGTCCTTGTGCTTGTACTCCAGTCAGGATGAGCAGTCTCATACATGCTTTAATCTGTTTCATTGCCACTGTTTTGTGGAAATAAACTGTGATTTTGGCCACTTTCCTCCGTACCCTCACTGCACGCACAATGGTAGTTATGTGTCGGTTGCCGGGATCCAGTAACTGCCGATTTTCTAGAATTCACTGTACCTTCATTGTTCATTCATCACTTAGACCagtaattatttgtttgttggaAAACAAAGGCATAGCTGCAGTTCGGTTGGGTTTTTTGCCACATTGCGAGTCACTTTTAACTTCATCGCAGCGTGTCACTCTCgtcattttatttggaacatcCTTGATTTCCTGTTCAGATTGCTGGTCATGCAGGAGGCAGAAGCCGTAAGCCGGGCGTATTTTTAGCCTGGCGAGCGCCTCTCTTGCGCCCGCAGCGGACATGCGGCAGACCCCCCGCCGCCACCTGGGCGGTCGTGTGCACCAGGCGGAAATGGAGTCGGGGGGGGACATGTAATGAGGCGCACACCCCCAGTGAGCAACAGGGGGCTTCACAGGGCGGTGGGAGTCCACTCTCTGCCAGCCACGTTTACCGACACCCGCAATTCAACATCGCAAATAATGACCAGGAAACGGCAGCGTTCGGGCTTACTGTTTTCCGTCAGTATTGCACGTGTGCAATTTCATTCCGTAAAGCCGTATAGTGGCTTTTTGTAGGTTTTTGTAGGAGCTCATCTAAAACCATCCTGCCCATGTAGATAACGGAAGACTAATGGGAGGGATAAGTGGAAATATTCTATAAACTTTTCAAGAACCTGCTCAGTAACCATAAATGCTAATGCTGAATACACTACAGGAAAGGAATGAAAGCATTAAAGGCACATAGATAGGGTCTATTTACTGATATCCTTCAATGAAAATGTCTTCATTTTGTACCAAGATTCcatgtttgaataaaataaaataaaatgacatgggTAGTTGGTTTACACAGCCCAGGTCATAAAGAAATGGGTTGTGTGTGACAGAAAATTGTCAAGGCTTTTGtgcattgtttttctgttaAGGAGAAGCCACTTCGCTCatgttccttctctctccttgtAGCCTGCTATTAAGGGGTTAACGATGGGGGGTTTGGAGATTGTGTCCCTCACTGACAACACCCCTGTACCCCACAACGGCTGCCGCCCACGCAAGGCTCGGAGAATGTGAGGACACTGCGCACTACCGGGactctgcagtctgcctgtcACTTCACCAATAAAGTCTTCTCTCTGTTTCAAACAGTGTTTACGTTCTGTTGGAGAGTTAAGTACATCAGTGCTTTTCCTACTACTGGGATGCCTCTGCTTTTAGCACATGCTAAAAGCATGATTCTCTTCAGGCAGAAAATGGCACCGGAGCCGGTCCTTTGTACACCCTGTTTTATTAGCATAGCATTTGGCATTAGGAGATTTCCATTGTTTTAGCTGTGAGCATTCTACCCAATTGGTTTATTTAATTGGCTCACCCAAGGTAATCATTCAATTCAAATTGATTTGTTTGgtgctttttacagagatgCTGTCACAAAGACAGGGGTAATGGGAATATCAGAGGCATATCATTGCATGTACTCTACCAGCGAGGTGCATGTAGATTAACTCTGTTACAGATATATCCTTGGCAGGGTATGATTGGTCAATTCAAATCTATAATTCCATCTGCCATATCCTGctgtggtacagtatgtgtcttGTGTAATGATACTTCAGAAATGGCAGACATTGAATGCTGGCCATgcttgtatcacaaagcagaattactctggataactgcactaagtaaaac
Encoded here:
- the mrpl46 gene encoding 39S ribosomal protein L46, mitochondrial — its product is MAAPTCKMAARPLRGFLTCISGTYLRNNVNRRLSLTIPCSSVLIAKKPEINAVSPWTLHGAVCLQRLPILSQDRSPIEEQFDELMNQMELERSLLSEHELRLLEDAERMSRKQAEDYDSDDEYFLDQDVITAQDMEDSWEQRLQKFQPAPRHKDEVDMDMSSVDRCLGDSLVLLAKQQVGGEELWLLPQLQWQAGETLRQTAERSLASLPGDYKGRFLGNTPCGVYKYKFPKAIRTELSVGAKVFFFKALLSSRGSSPPESGAFVWVRKGELHNYLKPQYLKQVNGCIIDI
- the mrps11 gene encoding 28S ribosomal protein S11, mitochondrial isoform X2; protein product: MYTISRQLCTLVRGACQKFVFPANTGSFAEYGIKRAVCSSAVRLQESATLDQNADPSEKTREFTVYPPIPGQESSLRWAGKKFEELPIVHIKATYNNTHVMVTDSEGNYIFRTTCGSEGFRNAKKSTPIAAQTAGITAAVKAQAKGVTFVRVVVKGLGLGRQPAIKGLTMGGLEIVSLTDNTPVPHNGCRPRKARRM
- the mrps11 gene encoding 28S ribosomal protein S11, mitochondrial isoform X1 — encoded protein: MYTISRQLCTLVRGACQKFVFPANTGSFAEYGIKRAVCSSAVRLQESATLDQNADPSEKTREFTVYPPIPGQESSLRWAGKKFEELPIVHIKATYNNTHVMVTDSEGNYIFRTTCGSEGFRNAKKSTPIAAQTAGITAAVKAQAKGVTFVRVVVKGLGLGRQIAGHAGGRSRKPGVFLAWRAPLLRPQRTCGRPPAATWAVVCTRRKWSRGGTCNEAHTPTCY
- the mrps11 gene encoding 28S ribosomal protein S11, mitochondrial isoform X3, whose protein sequence is MYTISRQLCTLVRGACQKFVFPANTGSFAEYGIKRAVCSSAVRLQESATLDQNADPSEKTREFTVYPPIPGQESSLRWAGKKFEELPIVHIKATYNNTHVMVTDSEGNYIFRTTCGSEGFRNAKKSTPIAAQTAGITAAVPAIKGLTMGGLEIVSLTDNTPVPHNGCRPRKARRM